The following is a genomic window from Bombus fervidus isolate BK054 chromosome 15, iyBomFerv1, whole genome shotgun sequence.
GTTTACAGTGTATCGCGACTGATTTGGAGAACATATCTCCAGTGGTGTGCTCGAGTTTCGAGGTAAAGTTCATTTTGTTCAGTGAATGAAGAACTTTGGATTGCAAGGGTAGCTGGAACTTTAATGATCGTTATTTACTTGAAAAAAGTTGTGAATATtaaggaaggaagaaattttggaatttttactttttcacaCTTTGAAGAATGATTTTTTCAGAATATAGTGGTGTTGGTATAGTATATTGCAAGGTTTGGTTTTAATTATTGAACAAGTCTCATACACcaaattaattcaaatagaatatacataaatttaagaaaatatactagatttttgttttatatatgcaaaatattcttttgtaaATCTTAACTTTTATCAAATGATTTTAATTAGTCTAATTCAAGATCAACAAATAAACTCTTaagcaattttaatattataatttaaagcaTAATAAACTgtagatgtttatgcatttttggGACATTTaatgttacaaaaatttacagaatgcatataatatgcaaaaatatatgaaatattcaaagtagacCATTTATCACGATATGTAGTAGATGAAACaaatatctacttaaattcCATTCCTGTAATAACGTgcatataaacataaaattgcATGAACACCTACAgcctaataataaaaaaggaaaaaagtagaaaattcaAAACAGGTATAAATTACCTATTCAAAACATTTGTTTTTATCACGCCTATAACTTGCACGTGCGATAACACAAAGTATCGTACACGGAGCGTACCCTCGAATCTTAAGTTTTATCGGTCTGCGAGTTGTTACGACCGGCTATTAAAGTTGGCGACTATTCCCCTGAATGCAGATGCACCCGCGTGCATTCTACGTGTTCATACTTGTCATCCTTGTGACCGATGGCGCTAGTTGCGACGACAATACGAAGTGGTACACAGGCCTACGTACCGTGCTTCAGAATTGTCCATTGGAATCCTGGAACAATTCAGGACAAGATGAGTTTTTAGAGAAGTTTCGAAAATGCGTGCAGGAACATGCACTGGCTGCTTTGGATGCACTTCTAGTTGATGATATTATACCAGTTTTCGAGGGGCTGGATTTAGTAAGATTTCACGAGGACAAGAATTTTACGGACAATTATAGAGAAAGGTAAACAAGAACAAAGAATTAATGTGTTCATTGCTATATGAATTGTTCATGGGTCAAAGAGGTTAACTCcacttttagaaatttttgaaatgctAATGCAAAAATACTCGGTTGATTATAAGTTACATGTAAGTTCAGCAATTTTCTTGTGCAATTTTTTTGTACAATTAGCCGATTAGACAAATAAGAGGCTCGTATGTGCCACACAGAAGccaagaagaaaattgaaaagtagaAGGAAGTGGTTGCATtagaagaattatttaaaaaaaaattgtctttgGATTTACTAGcatttatactattttttcTCCCGATAAACGAACTTATGGAAGtaaactatttattttttgagaACCGAACATTAATCATGTACCTGGataataaaattgtgaaaCTTATAAAAGGTGGAGTTGACTATTTTGGTCTCTTAGACAAATTGGATATTTTAGAATTCGATGTTCTCTAAGTATAAATGATAATGTTTTAACTCTGCTATCTTTGACACGacctgaaataaaaattatatttctttctacgatttataaaaaatacgatattttttaGATCTACTAAAAAAGGTGAAATATAATTCCCAAAATATcctaaagaaaatattaaattcataaaataaacaatattctctcaaaagtaaaaatctacacaattttaaaaattcacttCAGAAAATTTTTACTCAAAATGAAAACTGGAAGATCCATGATATGAGAGTGATACAGAGAtagaaatgtattaaaaaaaaagcaaagaaatcgTAGATTTCAATGgattgattttaaatatttgaggaTCTGGAGAAAAATGCAACCGACAGAACCACCCACAAATACAACCGTTGCAGAAGTTTCGTGAAAGTTCGACTTCGGTTCCGAAAAGTTTTAGGGCATGAAAGTCGTCGTGGAAGCCCTGCGTTCCACTTCGAAACTTCTCGGCTTGCGAAATTGCATGAAAATTAACTCCCTATTGATCATTTTATGAGATATCGCTCTTTTCTCTCCAAGTGTcgttctaattattatttccttcattTATAAGTGAATCAAACGTCCCCTTTATAGAAACACTAGtggcaaatattaattttcttattaaaagtaataatttttaaactatataaataatagtttaaaaagttgttgaaattattatctttGTTCTTGGAAACTgtagaaaatttttttctattaaaaataatttttttacattgtacaaatagtaatttaaaaaattatggataaagaatattaatttctaacgtaaaaaatattagatgtctattttaaataatttagccaaaattaaaatgaataatatcaAAGTGAAAcaactgtaaaatataaaggtTATATTTGTGAACATAATAACacattattttgttaattaaatttatcaataaCTCAAATAATGTTCTCAAAATTGAATCAAGTACATTCTTGTCATTTATGAAATTACAATGAACTTGATCatgattaaataaagaaataaaatacaatttttcgaaTTGTATAACTTCTATAGCAAGTAAAGTATAGATATGGTAATCTAATAGCAGTTATATCCAAAGCttatcttattaaaaaatattaaaagttctTTGATACAATGTAAAGACCCGTTCTGTTGAAAAATGTAGTTCATCTTTGATTTCCTTTATCCAATAGCTTGGTCAATATTAGAATAAGCGTCTAAAAGATTGCAAACCTCCAATCCCATAGAATTTCTGCAAATTTCTCTGTAAACTTGACGAACCTtatatctgaaaatataaatgtttataaaccTATGCAATTTTCGAAATGGagaattatattcatttacgACATAAGTTACCGAGGAGTGAgaagtatttaaattaattttatagttgatttgaaaattttaaaaattactttcaagctaaataatgttcaaaaatattaatcattctcttctttgattttacataatatttcagcattattcttattttttttataaatattttttatcaatttggataaatttcattatgaaTAAAAGAGATTGAAAAagaatgatataaaattaatgaagaaaataatcaacattctcagatattatttaattacttttttttctatacgtttctttttatcaatttttaattttttttcaatttttatcaagaaaatattagttatttatttgtttaaaattggCATAATATTCCTGTTGGTTATTATTGTTGTTTCGCTGACCTACGATGGTTTCCAACGGCTGTACACTGACACAAAATAGTTACGATTTCGCCTCGCCCTATTTCTTGCGAACAGGAAAAATATCAGACCTTTAATGGAGCGCTTAAGTATTTTCCGCGGACAAATTTCAAGTCACGCAATCTCACGTGACAAGTAATCCGCGTTTAAGGGATTTCTTACTCAGCACGAGATTAACTTAATAACCTATTATCTAGCGTGtattgaaattgaaactgatcccgtttattttatgaaatctttttaagtgaacgatttattataaaattagttcATCCGTAAATTCGtaacgataataaattatttgatatattcaATAAAGATTCaacttcatatttttacaaaattaaaaaaaagaaacggaaatgtaaatatataatacttaaaattatctttttctgtatatttcaGTGAGATAGGGGATGATACCAATTGGACAGCCGTTATCGTGAAGCGATTGTTACGAGTTTTACGCACTCATGTGTTCAAAGTCGACGTGGATTACCTAaccaataaaattatttccctCCTTAATAATGAAGCAACCGATCTAGATAGCTACAAATTCGAAGGTTTGTCCGTGTCCATTTAACTGAATTGgtaaattctaattaataaaatatcttattgTAAACGTAATCATTATCATACAACAATCTGTAGCCGAGTAGACGCTTGGTACCACACTCATCATCAATATGAGgtcattttacaaatattaaatgtacaaaataaagaATCCAAATTTTCTACTGAAAttgaaagtttatttaaaaaaagtacAGCAAGATGTTCAATCAAAATATTCATCGTTGCATCCTATAGCTTTAAACTATCTATCGGACAAGTGATGGACTTCTTCACGGAAAAAATGCTGCCTCTTTAGACAAGATCCGATTACCaagatatttttgtatctcAGTCACTAATTGGAAGTGATTATCGGATAAGGCGTGTTGCATCGATTGGAACAGGTAGTAATCCGAAGAACTAATGTCTAGTGATTAAACTGACTGCTGCAAGATGTCGCAAACAAGGCTCATTATGACGTCTTTTGTCGTAGAAGCAGTGTATGGCCTAACATTGACACGTAGGAATTTCACAGAACGTTCACTGTTGTTAGTGTCATGACGATTGAATCGTGTCTAAAGCATTCTTACTGTGTTGGAATTCGTCACTCGTCCAATAGATAGCTTAAAGTTACAGGAAGCAATGACAAATACTTTGACTGAACAACTTGCGATAGATTCTCATACATAGGCTCTGAATTTTACTGAAAAAATTGGACTATTCATTTGTACacctaatatttcttttacggtttataactatatatgtatttttctaattataatacattcagttagttaaaaaattaaaaaaaagaaacatatataatatgtatacttAAGGGGGGATTCTCGTGTAATAACAATACAAGTAAATGACtgctatacatttttttcagaCTAACTACTGATTATATGGAATTGAACCTTTTTGGGGTTAAATAGAGAGTCTTGAAGTACAAAAGtaacttcttttatttcttcttattgcttattgtatattatacaagTCTTACGATCATCTTTGACGATGTAACAATTGCTGGTGTGCAGTATAGCATCATCAGAAtgcaaaagttaaaaaattttctgaaagttaataaatagtaagaaaaattgatataaaaaaagattacatttatattttaggaCTGTATTTACATCCTAAGAGGATTTAATCCCATATAACTAGCAAAAGAAATCATGAAAATTACTTGCTTTTATTGTTGTTGCACGAAAATCCTTCTTTAATTTGTTAGTGTTAGTTagttaatttgttaaaaatttaatttttaagttgTTATACTAACAAGCCACTTGTTGTTTCAAGTATCTCATTAATGATGCTCGTTTCGTTATCAGGCCGCAGGCGTCGCCACCGTCGTAGACATAACCACATGGTGCCGCTGATGATGATGGGCTTCCTGCTGATGGGTTCGATCTTGATACCCATGGGTTTCCAGTTCCTCGCGGTTCTCGGTGGCAAGGCGTTGCTCTTGGCCAAAATGGCCTTGATACTATCTAGTATCCAAGGCCTAAAAAAAATAGCAACAAATGGCGTTAATTATGGACTGTATCACGCTCACCCTGTGGCACAGGGTTGGCACGATAGAAGCCATATAGAGCCTCCAAATTTAGACTTACCTTTCCCACCGCCGCTTCATCCCTAATTAGATCATAGATTTTCATCGTTGTTTGGATTTTTCATTGATTCTACCTTTTGAACGATAAAACCTCTTTGTATCGATTGTTTGAAAGGTTCCTCTTATGTATGGGATAAATTGTATGGAGCTTGGTATACAATCTCTGGAATCGTATCTAAAAGACGTGACCATTCCTATTTGTCGTTGCATTTATTGTCGTggttattgttattgtattGAGGTTAACAGTAAGCAATCTTAAAAGCACTTTTGATCACGAGGTTTTAGATTGTATGTAGTTTATTGAGAAGTACTTAGGTACCTACTCAAGGTCACTGAAGAAGACTATCTCCGCCAAATATATTCCTACGGTTGTTGAATAAACGAACTTAATTTtggttattaaaattttttaaaaatcttttaattattatatgataatacaaaataatttataaaactaatataaattgtttactCATTCATCTTAATTATTCATCTAACATTAttcttgtataattaataatattagtgaaTTGACAAGTGACTAGTTATAGaacaattttgaataaataatatagcaAATGATAGGGCACAAAATAGTACAATCGAATGATTTTCaagtttgtaaaattttctttgttttactACCAAACTTTTGTctattatacatgtatacttattgtaattatttgtaataatttgtaacttgtgacttgtaaaatttcattaataatattagttcaCTAAATTAGATCTAGATAATtaatctaaaaaattatattgtactctacaaaaaaaaatgttttaaaagattactaaaattcatttttataaagtcactaaaatttgtatttactaAATATGTTGTAACAgtgacaaattttttaaaatactttcacAAGCATTTCAAAGGGAGATAAACGTGTAAGTCAATGCCGAAATCAGTTGGAGGAATTAAGGGAACAGGAAGGGCTCCTTGTGGTACATTAAACAGCATTGTTATTGCTGTAACCGagttaatatttattgaaattgtaaacgagtcctttttttcctttctctacGGAGTGCATTCCGTTGCAAGTATTTGTTCAATCCTAAAAATAAGTGTAATTTGTAAGAATTAGATTTGAGGAATATCCACGTCTTATAAGTAATTATTatgacaaaataatttaaataaaacatgttataggaaaatattctataaatttcttttgccttaaaattttatacatgtatatataaaatgatacgagattagaattatttgaaaacgagagtttacaatataataagagactacgataaaatataatataatagatgtcaaattttattaatttattaatacaatacattttaataattttcaataattcttattaataaaatttagtgtctatgtaaaattttattatattaataaatatattattcatgtCTTACTTTaaagattaattatttaatcaaaattttataagaTAGCTATACTTagctataaaaagtaaaatttgataaattttgtacctgattataaaaatttattatatgtatccTATCACTAGTAATATTTGCAGAAGTTAAACTTTGTCAGAAATACATCCCCATTCCTATATTGTGTAACTCATGCATGCCAGAATTGCCAGAGGAACGTCAGTAGATTGTTCCTACCCATGGGTAGACAGCCGTCACATTACATTATGGTTCAAGTAGTAGAAGTAGGTCTGACCATCGGCTATTGGAATTCTCAATCGCTCGAAGATAGAAGTTACAGAGTATTTTGTTTTCAATAATACATTCTTCTATTTCTCAAGATAACGATCTTCTTCTAgagatttaattatttttaagaacTTTTAAAACTGTTACTAAAAAATTatcctcgtttctttcttagtccaacagaattattttaaaatatagtaatttcttccttctttctgtAAAAAgacgtttttcttctttttaaatagaaattttcgaagacacgtaaataattcttttaaatcagaattaaacaaaattaattataacatttatttagaGCTATGGAAACTAcctaaattttctttttataataaattcttaGAGGAAGAAGATAGTGCCATGAATTTCACCTCAGAATCAATTTTATGCGATTACACACTAATGACGTAAATTGATGGCtacaaggaaaagaaagagaaatttaattacgatATTCTGCCTGATAAGATAAATGTTTCatgatttttattcttatgtTTTCTTTTCATACCATTGAAATTTAACGAAACTACCCAAAAATCACGTTTatcatttaagaaaatatatcactaattatcatataattacatataaatataataaataataaaatataaatctaaacaatagtattttattaaataaataataaatataaaaactattaaatGTCTATTAtctaaaagtattaaataattaaaatttctcttatttaaaattcagaaTAATTATCAATTCTTCATAAAAAAAATCAGAAACGATTATCATGTACGTTTcttaaaattatcaaatagttattgatttttattaacaataagACCTATTACCAAACCTATGCATAAGTGAtaactaattaatatttcgttgATCTGTTAAATGGACAGCTTATGGTTGTTCTTGTCAGTATTAGCGGCATTAAAGGCAGGCAAATAGAACAGAAAACTAAGAAACGTTTTACGTGATCAAACAATCGTGCTTTTCTAAGGGAGCCGGGCTCGTAAATCTCGCGGAcgtgatttaataaaattcagatTCAGAAGCGTCTCAGTGAATAATTCAGTTTCCCATTGAACGCCGTTGAATCTATTCTTGTAGGACGACTAGGACATTTCGTATAATCGATACTTTCGTAAATACGTTGATTTAACGTTCTTATTCAtgatcgattaaaatatttattgctacGTCTCATTTGCCATTTCAGACGACATACATAGGATGCTTCTTTCCT
Proteins encoded in this region:
- the Osi23 gene encoding DUF1676 domain-containing protein Osi23 isoform X1; the encoded protein is MQMHPRAFYVFILVILVTDGASCDDNTKWYTGLRTVLQNCPLESWNNSGQDEFLEKFRKCVQEHALAALDALLVDDIIPVFEGLDLVRFHEDKNFTDNYRESEIGDDTNWTAVIVKRLLRVLRTHVFKVDVDYLTNKIISLLNNEATDLDSYKFEGRRRRHRRRHNHMVPLMMMGFLLMGSILIPMGFQFLAVLGGKALLLAKMALILSSIQGLKKIATNGVNYGLYHAHPVAQGWHDRSHIEPPNLDLPFPPPLHP
- the Osi23 gene encoding DUF1676 domain-containing protein Osi23 isoform X2, translating into MHPRAFYVFILVILVTDGASCDDNTKWYTGLRTVLQNCPLESWNNSGQDEFLEKFRKCVQEHALAALDALLVDDIIPVFEGLDLVRFHEDKNFTDNYRESEIGDDTNWTAVIVKRLLRVLRTHVFKVDVDYLTNKIISLLNNEATDLDSYKFEGRRRRHRRRHNHMVPLMMMGFLLMGSILIPMGFQFLAVLGGKALLLAKMALILSSIQGLKKIATNGVNYGLYHAHPVAQGWHDRSHIEPPNLDLPFPPPLHP